A window of Sulfurimonas gotlandica GD1 contains these coding sequences:
- a CDS encoding AEC family transporter, which yields MENFALIFVALIIGYIINKRDIFPKDTPIILNQFILYISLPAMALLQIPKLSFSFEVLIPIIIAWLVMGISALVIFYISKILKFSKEITGALMLVGVLGNTSFVGIPVIQAYFGDSALPYVLMYDQLGSFIMLSTYGTFISVYYSSAKDVDVKAIAIKIITFPPFLSLLVALFFIGTTFHPVITSVLSSLAGTIVPLALVAVGLQLKFKLPSEDVKPFFSALGVKLLLSPIIAILISFIFSWDNQASMVSIMEAGMGPMITAGAVASMAGLAPRLSSAIVGYGVLLSFLTTWILFKLIQL from the coding sequence ATGGAAAATTTTGCACTTATCTTTGTAGCGCTCATTATCGGCTATATCATTAATAAACGAGATATCTTCCCTAAAGATACTCCCATCATATTAAATCAATTTATTTTGTACATCTCACTACCGGCAATGGCTCTGCTGCAGATACCAAAACTAAGTTTTTCTTTTGAAGTTCTTATACCTATTATCATAGCATGGCTAGTTATGGGCATCAGTGCTCTTGTTATTTTTTATATCTCAAAGATTTTAAAATTTTCTAAAGAAATCACCGGAGCTTTGATGCTTGTTGGTGTTTTGGGAAACACTTCATTTGTAGGTATTCCAGTTATTCAAGCATATTTTGGTGATTCTGCACTGCCTTACGTTTTAATGTATGACCAACTTGGATCATTTATAATGCTATCTACCTATGGAACATTTATCTCAGTCTACTATTCAAGTGCCAAAGATGTAGATGTAAAAGCAATAGCGATTAAAATTATTACATTCCCACCATTTTTATCTCTACTTGTTGCACTATTTTTTATCGGCACAACTTTTCATCCTGTCATAACTAGTGTTCTATCTTCACTGGCAGGGACAATAGTCCCACTTGCTCTCGTTGCAGTAGGTCTGCAACTAAAATTCAAATTGCCATCTGAAGATGTAAAACCTTTTTTTAGTGCATTAGGTGTAAAACTACTTTTATCACCAATCATAGCAATTCTTATATCTTTTATATTTTCATGGGATAATCAAGCTTCTATGGTCTCTATAATGGAAGCCGGGATGGGGCCTATGATAACTGCAGGAGCTGTAGCATCTATGGCAGGTTTAGCACCAAGGCTAAGTTCTGCGATAGTTGGATATGGAGTACTGTTGTCATTTTTAACAACATGGATTTTATTTAAACTTATACAACTTTAA
- a CDS encoding response regulator — protein MDLSYNILIVDDVSDNIKVAMNILKENNYNFSFAINGNQALDIVKTKDFDLILLDIMMPDLNGFDVIKALKNNSSTKNIPIIFLTAKADIDSITEGFELGAVDYITKPFHPSELISRVSTHLELYRSRKVLEQNNLNLNVKIKHNENRLLSELEATQREIIYILTEVMESSSDETGRHIKRVAHLSEFLAELHESISDDEALIIKHASALHDIGKITIDQNILNKPDKLSEEEFCAMKEHTINAHTLLKNSKRKLIQASDIIAYQHHEKYNGKGYPQGLKGEEIHIYGRIVALADVLDALMHKRAYKDSWTFEEAAKYIIEHKGTQFDPYLVELFENNLDDFRDIVEE, from the coding sequence ATGGATTTATCGTACAATATTTTGATTGTTGATGATGTTAGTGATAACATAAAAGTCGCTATGAATATTTTAAAAGAAAATAACTATAATTTTTCATTTGCCATAAATGGAAACCAAGCACTAGATATTGTTAAAACTAAAGATTTTGATCTTATTCTTCTTGATATTATGATGCCTGATTTAAATGGTTTTGATGTCATAAAAGCTCTGAAAAATAATTCTTCTACCAAAAATATTCCTATAATTTTTTTAACTGCAAAAGCTGATATAGACTCTATTACAGAAGGCTTTGAGCTTGGTGCAGTTGATTACATTACAAAACCTTTTCATCCATCAGAACTTATCTCAAGAGTCTCTACGCACCTAGAGCTCTACAGATCTAGAAAGGTGTTGGAGCAGAATAATCTAAACTTGAATGTAAAGATTAAACATAATGAAAATAGACTTTTATCAGAGTTAGAAGCAACACAAAGAGAAATTATATACATACTCACAGAAGTCATGGAATCTTCTTCAGATGAGACAGGTAGACATATTAAAAGAGTAGCACATCTCTCAGAGTTCTTAGCAGAATTGCATGAATCAATAAGTGATGATGAAGCCTTAATAATCAAACATGCTTCTGCTCTTCATGACATCGGTAAAATAACAATAGATCAAAATATTTTAAATAAACCGGATAAATTGAGCGAAGAAGAGTTCTGTGCGATGAAAGAACATACGATAAATGCACATACTCTACTAAAAAATTCCAAGAGAAAACTTATTCAAGCTAGTGATATTATTGCTTATCAACATCATGAAAAATACAATGGTAAAGGTTATCCTCAAGGTCTCAAAGGTGAGGAAATTCATATCTATGGACGGATAGTGGCACTTGCAGATGTTTTAGACGCATTAATGCATAAAAGAGCATATAAAGATTCATGGACTTTTGAAGAGGCAGCGAAATATATCATAGAGCATAAAGGTACACAATTTGATCCATATTTGGTTGAACTTTTTGAAAATAATTTAGACGACTTTAGAGATATTGTAGAAGAATAG
- a CDS encoding winged helix-turn-helix transcriptional regulator, whose translation MYYVNDKEFKCSVGVTLDIFNDKWKMSIIWHLLENDKRFKDLHEEISEITQKTLTVKLKELESKKIIHREVFPEVPPKVVYSLTPIGKKLRPVLESMFNWGIDYVQEHGTISGDNACEVKLFKR comes from the coding sequence ATGTACTATGTAAATGATAAAGAGTTTAAGTGCTCTGTGGGAGTAACTCTAGATATTTTTAATGACAAATGGAAGATGAGCATTATTTGGCATCTACTTGAGAATGATAAAAGATTTAAAGACCTACACGAAGAGATATCTGAGATAACTCAAAAAACTTTAACAGTAAAACTAAAAGAACTAGAAAGTAAAAAGATAATCCATAGAGAAGTTTTTCCGGAAGTTCCACCTAAAGTAGTCTATTCTCTTACTCCTATTGGCAAAAAACTAAGACCTGTTTTAGAAAGTATGTTTAACTGGGGTATAGATTATGTTCAAGAGCATGGTACTATCTCAGGTGACAATGCATGTGAAGTGAAGCTATTTAAAAGATAA
- a CDS encoding sensor domain-containing diguanylate cyclase — MKKRFLFPIALKISIFFMVVLLVILFGSAYYVSKESDSTVNNMINGQFKQALNMAENHIELIEQMNKTLVNNLAEDHELINYIVTKNTDKLKDLIVDKRYDIQCDQIILLDNKANVITQSGSAPFDGEKLQNLEIVEKTLNQHTSFTTIIRQFDIFVLYASAPIVIANKQNGMVLIGFSINNNMMKNIKKDTVMDFTVIGDRTVAATSLKVANELMKTLPIPYMDYLWLLKYPDRFYEAKIGNKDYYLTARPLKNMDVTSTASFMMAYPSAEIKKHEEHLFNSILLATFSALGFSIIVVFVFARKIRSIFKMMISQTQKIKDGDYEQGLELHTNDEFELLSRNFNSMSKSLQKQRKTIMDYTNSLESKVEKRTEELNKQKESLEHILDLHSSMILRIEGDRVIYANRAFLDFFNIDSVGFVKNKKYLCELFGAKLENCDEYKSIKTFITSFFDETKNTIYLHTKDNKRKIFEINFISMLGKEDNEVVVFNDVTRLSSENERLEIQATRDVLTGQYNRVKFNQELDKALYAVDRYKEVYSLVLCDIDNFKKINDTYGHVVGDYALVTLANIFSKRIRPTDIFARWGGEEFVLLLPSTEANEAESFSNSLREALSAFSFEHFGQLSCSFGVTKILEDDSAKSLLERADKGLYFSKAHGRNMVKVV; from the coding sequence ATGAAAAAACGCTTTTTATTCCCTATTGCTCTTAAAATATCCATATTTTTTATGGTTGTTTTATTAGTAATACTTTTTGGGAGTGCTTACTACGTTAGTAAAGAGAGTGATAGTACTGTAAATAATATGATTAATGGACAGTTTAAGCAGGCCTTGAATATGGCAGAAAATCATATTGAACTAATCGAGCAGATGAATAAAACACTTGTAAATAATTTAGCTGAAGATCATGAATTAATTAATTATATTGTTACAAAAAACACAGATAAACTAAAAGATTTAATAGTTGACAAACGCTATGATATACAGTGTGACCAGATAATTTTACTTGATAACAAAGCAAATGTAATAACACAATCAGGAAGTGCACCTTTTGATGGAGAAAAGCTACAAAATCTCGAAATTGTAGAAAAAACGTTAAATCAACATACTTCATTTACAACTATTATAAGACAGTTTGATATCTTTGTTCTTTATGCTTCTGCACCTATTGTGATTGCTAATAAACAGAATGGAATGGTTCTTATTGGTTTTAGCATTAATAATAATATGATGAAAAATATTAAAAAAGATACAGTTATGGATTTTACTGTAATTGGTGATAGAACAGTAGCTGCCACATCGCTAAAAGTTGCTAATGAACTTATGAAAACTTTGCCAATCCCTTATATGGATTATCTCTGGCTTTTGAAATATCCTGATAGGTTTTATGAGGCGAAGATAGGAAATAAAGACTACTATTTAACTGCTCGTCCTCTAAAAAACATGGATGTAACCTCTACAGCTTCTTTTATGATGGCATATCCTTCTGCTGAGATTAAAAAACATGAAGAGCATCTTTTTAATTCAATCTTATTAGCAACATTTTCCGCACTTGGTTTTTCTATCATAGTTGTATTTGTATTTGCCAGAAAAATCCGAAGTATATTCAAAATGATGATTTCGCAAACTCAAAAAATTAAAGATGGAGATTATGAACAGGGTTTAGAACTTCACACTAATGATGAGTTTGAGCTTCTCTCACGAAACTTTAATTCTATGAGTAAATCATTGCAAAAACAACGTAAAACAATTATGGACTACACAAACTCTTTAGAAAGTAAAGTAGAAAAAAGAACAGAAGAATTAAATAAACAAAAAGAATCATTGGAGCATATATTGGATCTTCATAGCAGTATGATTTTGAGAATAGAAGGAGATAGAGTTATCTATGCAAATAGAGCTTTTCTGGATTTTTTCAATATAGATTCTGTCGGTTTTGTAAAGAACAAGAAATATTTATGTGAATTGTTTGGAGCAAAACTAGAAAATTGTGATGAATATAAATCTATAAAAACCTTTATTACATCTTTTTTTGATGAGACAAAAAATACTATTTATTTACACACTAAAGATAATAAACGCAAAATATTTGAAATAAATTTTATATCAATGCTTGGTAAAGAAGATAATGAGGTTGTTGTCTTTAATGATGTAACACGTTTAAGCAGCGAAAACGAGCGTTTAGAGATACAAGCTACTCGCGATGTATTAACCGGACAGTATAATCGAGTGAAATTTAATCAAGAGTTGGATAAAGCACTTTATGCAGTAGATCGCTATAAAGAAGTTTATTCTTTAGTGCTTTGTGACATAGATAATTTTAAGAAGATTAACGATACTTACGGGCATGTCGTTGGTGATTATGCATTAGTTACATTAGCGAATATATTTTCTAAACGTATCCGTCCAACAGATATTTTTGCACGATGGGGTGGTGAGGAATTTGTTCTTTTACTGCCTTCTACTGAGGCAAATGAAGCAGAGAGTTTTTCTAACTCTCTGCGTGAAGCATTAAGTGCATTTTCTTTTGAGCATTTTGGGCAACTAAGCTGTAGTTTTGGAGTAACAAAAATATTAGAAGATGATAGTGCTAAAAGTTTACTTGAGCGAGCTGATAAAGGTCTTTACTTCTCAAAAGCTCATGGTAGAAATATGGTTAAAGTTGTATAA
- a CDS encoding iron-containing alcohol dehydrogenase — protein sequence MNDFMYHNPTTIEFGRAKENSIGQYIKEANIESVLLVYGTGSIKKNGLYERVIASLKSNGISYEELDEVVSNPLLSRVNDGIKIVKDKNIQAVLGVGGGSVADSAKAIAAGAKYDGDVWDFFINKAQISEALPVFTVMTLAATASEMNGNSVIINDETSQKYSISSVLVNPVVSVVNPELMATVSKEYLAYSAVDIIAHSIEVYFTASLHPNFNSRIVESIIKTVIETTEVLIENPDDYDARAEFAWVAIQALNGLTPAGTEGGNFPNHMIEHSLSAIYNVAHGAGLSVVIPAWMKWYENQNPEQFKRFAKEIFSEEESSKGIEKLEEWFAKIGAPTTLEAAGIPRSGIQALAQNANALASVWGIGDIYSSDTIAEILEKA from the coding sequence ATGAATGATTTTATGTATCACAATCCTACTACAATAGAATTTGGTAGAGCAAAAGAGAATAGTATAGGTCAATATATTAAAGAAGCAAATATCGAGAGTGTTTTACTTGTATATGGAACTGGTAGTATCAAGAAAAATGGACTTTATGAGAGAGTTATAGCATCTCTAAAGAGTAATGGCATCTCGTATGAAGAGCTAGATGAAGTTGTTAGTAATCCTCTTCTGAGTAGGGTAAATGATGGTATAAAAATAGTAAAAGATAAAAATATTCAGGCTGTTCTTGGTGTTGGTGGTGGTTCTGTTGCAGACTCAGCTAAAGCTATAGCTGCTGGTGCGAAGTATGATGGTGATGTATGGGACTTTTTTATTAATAAAGCACAGATAAGTGAAGCTCTTCCAGTATTTACGGTAATGACATTAGCTGCAACAGCTAGTGAGATGAATGGTAACTCTGTTATTATTAATGATGAGACTTCTCAGAAATACTCTATTAGCTCTGTCCTTGTTAATCCTGTTGTATCAGTAGTAAATCCAGAACTTATGGCTACAGTATCAAAAGAGTATTTGGCTTATTCAGCAGTTGATATTATTGCTCACTCTATCGAGGTCTATTTTACAGCTTCACTGCACCCAAACTTTAACTCTAGAATAGTTGAGTCAATTATAAAGACAGTTATAGAGACCACGGAAGTTCTGATAGAAAATCCAGATGATTACGATGCAAGAGCGGAGTTTGCATGGGTAGCTATTCAAGCTCTTAATGGACTTACACCTGCAGGAACAGAGGGTGGAAACTTTCCAAACCATATGATAGAACACTCTTTATCTGCTATATATAACGTAGCTCACGGTGCTGGTTTATCTGTTGTAATACCGGCTTGGATGAAATGGTATGAAAATCAAAATCCAGAGCAATTTAAAAGATTTGCTAAAGAGATTTTCAGTGAAGAAGAATCAAGTAAAGGTATAGAAAAACTTGAAGAGTGGTTCGCTAAAATAGGAGCACCAACAACACTTGAAGCTGCAGGTATTCCTAGAAGTGGGATCCAAGCCTTAGCTCAAAATGCAAATGCTTTAGCATCTGTATGGGGAATTGGTGATATTTACTCTAGTGATACAATTGCAGAGATTTTAGAAAAAGCATAA
- a CDS encoding NAD(P)H-dependent oxidoreductase, giving the protein MEKTFEESLGFRHACKVFDDEKKISDEDIKYILEAGRRSPSSFGMEAWKFLVITNEELKLKLRPACWSQAQITTCSHLVIILAGIESVKPESGIPKKRFARRNMPQESLDFYLKLYAEHLADTLSSDENIYAWTAKQTAFAGANMMSAAAVRGIDSCPIEGFDRDQVEDILNIDKSKFRLSMAIPFGYRLNEQSSQVRLDFDEVVEFIN; this is encoded by the coding sequence ATGGAAAAAACATTTGAAGAATCATTGGGATTTAGACATGCCTGTAAGGTATTTGACGATGAAAAAAAGATATCTGATGAAGATATAAAGTATATACTTGAAGCTGGAAGAAGATCTCCTTCATCGTTTGGGATGGAAGCTTGGAAGTTTTTGGTTATAACAAATGAAGAGTTGAAATTAAAACTTAGACCAGCGTGTTGGAGCCAAGCTCAGATTACTACTTGTTCGCATCTGGTGATTATTTTAGCCGGTATTGAGTCTGTAAAACCTGAATCTGGAATTCCTAAGAAGAGATTTGCTAGACGTAATATGCCTCAAGAGAGTTTAGACTTTTATTTAAAACTATATGCAGAACATTTAGCGGATACTCTAAGCAGTGATGAAAATATCTATGCTTGGACAGCTAAGCAGACTGCATTCGCAGGCGCAAATATGATGAGTGCAGCTGCAGTAAGAGGAATAGACTCTTGCCCGATAGAAGGTTTTGATAGAGATCAGGTTGAAGATATTTTAAACATAGATAAAAGTAAGTTTAGACTATCTATGGCAATTCCATTTGGATATAGATTAAATGAGCAGTCCTCACAGGTAAGACTTGATTTTGATGAAGTGGTAGAATTTATAAATTAA
- a CDS encoding NAD(P)H-dependent oxidoreductase produces MKNVLIINGHQRYDEVAEGNLTRMYIDSASEFFEKNGFNLKYSVVESDYDVKEEVEKFVWADYIFLQYPIYWMGVPWITKKYIDEVFSAGDHNGLYINDGRSRSDPTKRYGSGGLMQGTKYMISLTYNCPTSEFSAKDGFFDGLSLDEANIATHKTFQFCGAEPLKTYSVHDIFKGDLDMITELKNFNNVLEKNFIDAK; encoded by the coding sequence ATGAAAAATGTATTAATTATAAATGGACATCAAAGATATGATGAAGTTGCCGAAGGTAACCTGACAAGAATGTATATTGACTCTGCATCTGAGTTTTTTGAAAAGAATGGATTTAATCTAAAATATAGTGTGGTTGAGAGTGATTATGATGTTAAAGAAGAAGTTGAAAAGTTTGTTTGGGCTGATTATATCTTCTTGCAATATCCTATTTACTGGATGGGTGTTCCCTGGATTACTAAAAAGTATATAGATGAAGTTTTTTCTGCCGGTGATCATAATGGTTTGTATATAAATGATGGTAGAAGTAGAAGTGATCCAACAAAACGTTATGGCAGTGGTGGTTTGATGCAAGGTACAAAGTATATGATTTCACTTACATACAACTGCCCGACAAGTGAATTTTCTGCTAAAGACGGTTTCTTTGATGGTCTATCTTTGGATGAAGCAAATATTGCTACTCATAAAACATTTCAGTTTTGTGGTGCAGAACCACTAAAGACATACTCAGTTCATGATATATTTAAAGGTGACTTGGATATGATAACTGAATTAAAAAATTTTAATAATGTACTAGAGAAAAATTTTATAGATGCTAAATAA
- a CDS encoding radical SAM/SPASM domain-containing protein gives MAKRKMQKVYIELTSKCGLSCDFCPSSNRSFSTMDIDLFKKLNLEVKAFTDDIAYHVVGDPLLVDNIKEYLDISENCGLNVHITTAGYYLKPWHLDALNHKAIKQINFSLNSYRGNSLPISLEEYLEKIASFTLAFREINSKSFINYRLWNEEKNNSHEDYNKEVISIMFNKLGVELSKVEADTKKSLRVISKVLFNFDSLFTWPSLEAPFVSDKGYCHGLSSQMAILSSGEVVPCCFDYEAVVNLGNIKDESLEKIVASSRSYDMIEGFKSGNILEELCKHCAYRTKFE, from the coding sequence ATGGCTAAAAGAAAAATGCAAAAAGTCTACATAGAACTAACATCAAAATGTGGACTCTCTTGTGATTTTTGCCCATCTTCTAACAGATCATTTTCTACGATGGACATAGACTTATTTAAAAAGTTGAACTTAGAAGTAAAAGCCTTTACTGATGATATAGCATATCATGTAGTCGGAGACCCGCTTTTAGTTGATAATATCAAAGAATATCTGGATATTAGTGAAAATTGCGGTTTAAATGTACATATTACTACTGCAGGGTATTATCTAAAGCCTTGGCATCTAGATGCTTTGAATCATAAGGCGATTAAGCAGATAAATTTTTCACTAAATAGTTATCGTGGAAATAGTTTACCTATCTCCTTGGAAGAATATCTTGAAAAAATAGCTAGTTTTACTTTGGCTTTTCGAGAGATTAATTCAAAATCTTTTATAAACTATAGACTTTGGAATGAAGAGAAAAACAACTCTCATGAAGATTATAATAAAGAAGTTATATCTATAATGTTTAATAAACTAGGTGTTGAATTATCAAAAGTTGAAGCTGATACAAAAAAAAGCTTACGAGTAATATCAAAAGTACTTTTTAACTTTGATTCTCTTTTTACTTGGCCATCTTTAGAAGCACCTTTTGTTAGTGATAAGGGCTATTGTCATGGGCTTAGTTCACAAATGGCAATTTTGAGTAGTGGTGAAGTTGTTCCATGTTGCTTTGATTATGAAGCAGTTGTCAATCTTGGTAATATTAAAGATGAATCTTTGGAAAAAATAGTTGCCAGCTCTCGCTCTTATGATATGATAGAGGGCTTTAAATCTGGAAACATCCTAGAAGAGTTGTGCAAACATTGTGCATATAGAACTAAATTTGAGTAA
- a CDS encoding glycine zipper 2TM domain-containing protein, translated as MKKFLYILIAITLMISGCATNEGPEYDGRNYNQIKRYEIGTVITSKPVVIKDDGSGKFFGALIGTVLGSLVGSGAGKTLATLGGGLGGYYAGSEVGKANGEELSVELDSGEQVVIVIKGNRFVAGDRVKIIKDGNKVAQVDKINK; from the coding sequence ATGAAAAAGTTTTTATATATATTAATAGCTATTACACTTATGATTAGCGGCTGTGCAACAAATGAAGGTCCTGAGTATGATGGTAGAAATTATAATCAAATAAAAAGATATGAAATTGGCACTGTAATTACATCTAAACCAGTCGTTATAAAAGATGATGGTTCCGGTAAATTTTTCGGTGCTTTAATTGGTACAGTTTTAGGTTCTTTAGTTGGCAGTGGAGCTGGAAAGACTTTAGCAACACTTGGTGGTGGACTTGGTGGTTATTATGCTGGAAGTGAAGTTGGAAAAGCCAATGGAGAAGAACTCAGTGTTGAGCTAGACAGCGGTGAACAAGTTGTAATAGTAATAAAAGGAAATCGCTTTGTTGCAGGTGATCGTGTGAAAATCATTAAAGATGGAAATAAAGTAGCACAAGTGGACAAGATAAATAAATGA